Part of the Spinacia oleracea cultivar Varoflay chromosome 5, BTI_SOV_V1, whole genome shotgun sequence genome, tgtaattaatattattattagtacATGATTTTGTTTGTTCGGTattattttctttctctttttaacTACTACTCTATTACTCAATTATTGGATTATTGATCTGAGGAGTAATTAAACGTCTAATTTGAGTTGGTTGGTTTATGGGACAAGATCGGATTTGTTGGCTGGCTTGTTATTAGATATATGACACATCTACAgttattaataaacaacaaacaaaaatatattcaAGTTAGTACAACTATTAGCATTATTTAAGGTGgtgcaaataataataatatttcaaCCGAATAAAAAACTACTATACCTCTGTTTCAAAATAATCTTTACGTTCTCTGTTTTAgtttgtttcataatgttctttacattttttgacatgaaaatttactattttTCTCTTCTTTACCCCATAATATTTACTATTatccactcactttctcttactttatttatttattcttatACCCACCCACATTTCTATACATTTcttttactttatccatattcattttattatattcaactaatttttctatttttgtcttaatttttgtgcaaatagtaactgtaattttttttatgaaacggaggtattACTCTCTAGTGAAAAACACATGTATTAAGAAAATACAAGTgtatgtaagaaaaaaaaaaaaaaaaaccacttGGTTGTACTTGTATTAGGAAAGAGAGAAATTAAAttgttgtttaatgattaaaaaaaatcaaccaaaagtaGATATGTGGATGGTTGTCTGGAAAAAcgatcaatttttttaaaagattttgAAAGAATTGCACGACTTTTTATACACTCCCTCCGTTTCGCAATAActaaaacggagggagtagaccAGTAAATAGAGAGTTACAAGAACAAGATTTAAACAAGTTTATAAGCATGTCGATCAAGCAAGTCCAAATATAATCGTCCCCACTCTAATTGAGATTCGTACACTGTGGAGACTCTTACAGTGTGATTGAATAAGTACAATCATTTGTAAATAGGTCAAATAATATATGGAGAATTGGACATTACACGAGAACCCCATAtccgtttttttaatttttttattttttaatttttatatttaccaTATCTTGTATCCTAACGTACTGTTCGGTCAAAATGTTATCCGCTCTCTTAAATGTTAACGCCGAACACGCTCTTTAGAGCACGTATATCCCCATCTAGGCTAACATTTGGAATTATTGAGATATCTACATgacttttttatttactttgatGATATCTACATGTAGTGAATTAGGCtctcttatgttcaacttattaaGAAACTCCCTCGAAAGAAAGGGAATACCCCTGATATCCAGGAAACCCTAACCGTTCCGACGGCTATCTCTCCGGCGATATGGCTGGCGATCTAACGGAAATTTACGGCCGCCTAGCGATCAATAATGATGAGGAGGAAGTTTTGGACTTGGGGAGTATTGTTACGGAGGAAAACGACGATAAAGTTGCACTAATGCTTGTAGGGAGACTATTAACAGACCGCCCTTTCAATGTGGATGCTTTTCAGCAAACGATAATACAATCATGGGCAATGACGGGGAAGGCGGTTGTGCGTAGTATTGGACCGAATTTGTTTGCTTTTCAGTTCTTTCATTGGCGTGACAAAGAGAAGGTTATTCTCGGTGGACCCTGGTGTTTTGATAACCAACTCCTGATTTTGAGCGAGGTTACAGGGGATGAACCACCAACGGAGGTAGCCCTGAATTTCTCACCTTTCTGGGTGCGAATCCGCAACCTCCCTTTCAACTGTCGAATAAATGCTCACGTAAAGGCAGTTGCTGGCTGCCTAGGAGCGGTTTTGGAGGTGGAGGACGATGATGTTGGAATTGATAAGGACCGCAGAGTTCGGGTTTTGCTAGATGTGCGGAAACCACTACGGCGGGTAAAGACTATAAAGAACAAAAGAGGCATGGATGTGGTGGTGGAGTTTCGGTATGAACGCCtacctttcttttgttttctctgcGGTATTATGGGACATGGGGAACGAGATTGTTCGGTGGTGACTGAAGAAGGCAGAGAAGAGGGATACAAATGGGGGTATGTCTAAGAGCGTCACCAAGAAAGGGTAGAACTCAACAGGTAGCGGAAGTGGAGTCTCTGAAGGCTGCAAAGAAAGTTTTATTTGTGGCAAAGAATATGATGGGGGAAAAGGGGAGTACGGATAGTGATGGGAAGGGCACAAAGAGTGTAAGGGAGGAGCAAGTGGAAGGAATACAGATTTCAAAGAAGAATGCAATGGTCAACAGGGAAGTGGACGAGGGGGAGAAGTCTATAACCAATCATGTAGGCAGGGGGAGAGAGGATACAATAGTGGGGGTGATAGCTGAGGGAGTGCAGGAACGGGGGTCCACAAACAAAAGTAGTACAGAGAAGGATAGTGGGAGAAGGGGGGCGAATGGAGAGGAGGTGCAAGAGGAGGTGCAAAGCGTAGAGGAAAGGGGGAGTGCAGTGAGCTCTATGGCGTTCAACATAGGCCAGCTGGGGAGCAAGAGAGGTAAAATCCGAAAAATGAAGAGAATTGGGGAGGGGGGGAGTATTGGTGGGGGTGGAGGTGTGAAGCAAGCCGCAGGGGGGCTGACAGGTGGGGAGAATGAGAAAGATGGAGGGAGGACGTGCATTGAAAAAGTGGGTGGAGGGGATACTACGGGAAACTATTACCATGGGGCAGGAGAGAAAAGGAAGGGGTGCATGGATGGGAATGATGTAGTGATGAGTGAAAGATGTGACGTAGATAGAAACGTGAAGCTTGTTTTTTTGGGCTCCGAGTATAATGCAGGGAGTCAAGTAGCGGAGATTGGCAGTGGCCAATCCCGCGAAGGGCAATGAAAATCTTGTCATGGAACTGCCGGGGGATTGGCAACCCTTGGACAGTGAATGCCCTCCGAGATAGGTGTTGGAGGGAGATGCCAGAAATCGTCTTTCTAATGGAGACGAAGATTGATGCGCGACAACTCGAAAGAGTACGGAGCAAATGTGGTTTTGTGAATGGAATTTGCCTGAGCAGCAATGGCAGAGCGGGGGGTATGGGACTATGGTGGAGGGACATTAATGTTGAGGTCCTATCTTTCTCGCCTCATCACATTGAAGCGGAAGTTCGGGGAGAGAATGGGGACGGAATATGGAAGGCAATCGGCATATATGGTTGGCCGGAGACGGAAGAAAAACATAGAACTTGGGCACTAATGGAAGAAGTGAAGGCTCGGAGTGCGCTTCCAACGATCATGTTTGGTGACTTCAATGAAATTCTTGGTATGTCTGAAAAGGAAGGTGGGGTGGTGCGTAGGGCTCATTGATCGATGATTTTCGTGGTGCAATGGACTCGTGTTCAGTCCGTGACTTGGGTTTTAAAGGTAGTATCTTTACATGGGAACATGGCAATACCATGGAGACACTCATTCGGGAGAGACTAGATAGGTTTATGGCGGATGATGCATGGGTCTCACTGTTTCCATGCTTTGAAGTTTTGCATTTTCCTATTTATCGCTCCGATCATGCTCCAATAATGCTGAAATGTGGCACGGATAACCAGaggaagagaagagagaaacCGTTTCGGTTCGAAACAATGTGGTTGTCGAGTGAGGATTGCGGTCGGGTGGTCTCTCATGCTTGGAGGGGGTCGAGAGATGACAATATTGTGACAAGAATCGCAAATGTGGCTGGACACTTAACCTCCTGGGCAACGGAGACTTTTGGGGCCATTAAGAAGAGGATAAGGGATGCTGAA contains:
- the LOC110803090 gene encoding uncharacterized protein, coding for MAGDLTEIYGRLAINNDEEEVLDLGSIVTEENDDKVALMLVGRLLTDRPFNVDAFQQTIIQSWAMTGKAVVRSIGPNLFAFQFFHWRDKEKVILGGPWCFDNQLLILSEVTGDEPPTEVALNFSPFWVRIRNLPFNCRINAHVKAVAGCLGAVLEVEDDDVGIDKDRRVRVLLDVRKPLRRVKTIKNKRGMDVVVEFRQRRGIQMGVCLRASPRKGRTQQVAEVESLKAAKKVLFVAKNMMGEKGSTDSDGKGTKSVREEQVEGIQISKKNAMVNREVDEGEKSITNHVGRGREDTIVGVIAEGVQERGSTNKSSTEKDSGRRGANGEEVQEEVQSVEERGSAVSSMAFNIGQLGSKRGKIRKMKRIGEGGSIGGGGGVKQAAGGLTGGENEKDGGRTCIEKVGGGDTTGNYYHGAGEKRKGCMDGNDVVMSERCDVDRNVKLVFLGSEYNAGSQVAEIGSGQSREGQ